In Musa acuminata AAA Group cultivar baxijiao chromosome BXJ2-10, Cavendish_Baxijiao_AAA, whole genome shotgun sequence, a genomic segment contains:
- the LOC103969168 gene encoding uncharacterized protein LOC103969168 codes for MATRVGVVLLVLAFISGTSLAARIIVGDAAHWTFGYNYTDWAIKNAPFYRNDILVFMYDPPNITTFPHSVYLMKSLRSFEACDLKKAQLVANVVQGGGAGFEFVLKRRKPHYFVCGEHGGIHCTVGLMKFSVLPVRRYCQA; via the exons ATGGCCACGAGAGTAGGCGTTGTTCTTCTCGTTCTAGCTTTCATCTCAGGAACATCTCTTGCGGCAAGAATCATCGTCGGCGACGCGGCACATTGGACCTTCGGCTACAACTATACAGACTGGGCGATCAAGAATGCCCCGTTCTACCGAAACGATATCTTGG TGTTCATGTACGATCCTCCGAACATTACCACGTTCCCCCACAGCGTGTACCTGATGAAGAGCCTACGTAGCTTCGAGGCCTGCGACCTGAAGAAGGCGCAGCTTGTGGCCAACGTCGTGCAAGGAGGTGGCGCTGGCTTCGAGTTTGTGCTGAAGAGGAGGAAGCCTCACTACTTTGTGTGTGGAGAGCACGGTGGCATTCATTGCACCGTTGGGCTTATGAAGTTCTCTGTGCTGCCTGTAAGGAGGTATTGCCAAGCTTGA